Proteins encoded together in one Panthera uncia isolate 11264 chromosome A2, Puncia_PCG_1.0, whole genome shotgun sequence window:
- the OPN1SW gene encoding short-wave-sensitive opsin 1: MSKMTGEEEFFLFKNISLVGPWDGPQYHIAPVWAFRLQAVFMGFVFFVGTPLNATVLVATLRYRKLRQPLNYILVNVSLGGFLYCVSSVSIVFITSCHAYFIFGRHVCAWEAFMGCTAGLVTGWSLAFLAFERYLVICKPFGNFRFSSKHALMVVLATWTIGIGVSIPPFFGWSRFIPEGLQCSCGPDWYTVGTKYRSEYYTWFLFIFCFIVPLSLICFSYTQLLGALRVVAAQQQESASTQKAEREVSRMVVVMVGSFCVCYTPYAAMAMYMVNNRNHGLDLRLVTIPAFFSKSACVYNPIIYCFMNKQFRACIMEMVCGKSMTDDSEMSSSQKTEVSALSSSQVGPN; the protein is encoded by the exons ATGAGTAAGATGACAGGGGAGGAGGAGTTTTTTCTGTTCAAGAACATTTCCTTGGTGGGGCCATGGGATGGGCCTCAGTACCACATTGCCCCTGTCTGGGCCTTCCGCCTCCAGGCGGTCTTCATGGGCTTTGTCTTCTTCGTAGGAACACCACTCAATGCCACGGTGCTGGTGGCCACCCTCCGCTACAGAAAGTTGCGACAGCCACTCAACTATATTCTGGTCAATGTGTCCCTGGGGGGCTTCCTCTACTGCGTCTCCTCGGTCTCCATCGTCTTCATCACCAGCTGTCACGCATACTTCATCTTTGGCCGCCATGTTTGTGCTTGGGAGGCCTTCATGGGCTGTACGGCAG GTCTGGTGACAGGCTGGTCACTGGCCTTCCTGGCTTTTGAGCGCTACCTGGTCATCTGTAAGCCCTTCGGCAACTTCCGCTTCAGCTCCAAGCACGCGCTGATGGTGGTCCTGGCTACCTGGACCATTGGTATTGGCGTCTCCATCCCACCCTTCTTTGGCTGGAGCCG GTTCATCCCCGAGGGCCTGCAGTGTTCCTGTGGCCCTGACTGGTACACCGTGGGCACCAAATACCGCAGCGAGTACTATACCTGGTTCCTCTTCATCTTCTGCTTCATCGTGCCTCTCTCCCTCATCTGCTTCTCCTACACGCAGCTGCTGGGAGCCCTCAGAGTC GTCGCAGCCCAGCAACAGGAGTCAGCCTCAACCCAGAAGGCAGAGCGGGAGGTGAGCCgcatggtggtggtgatggtgggatCCTTTTGTGTCTGTTACACACCCTACGCTGCGATGGCCATGTACATGGTCAACAACCGTAACCATGGGCTGGACTTACGGCTTGTCACCATTCCCGCCTTCTTCTCCAAGAGTGCTTGTGTATACAACCCCATCATCTACTGCTTCATGAATAAGCAG TTCCGAGCTTGCATCATGGAGATGGTGTGTGGGAAGTCCATGACAGATGATTCTGAAATGTCCAGCTCCCAGAAAACTGAAGTTTCTGCTCTCTCTTCCAGCCAGGTTGGCCCAAACTAA